From a region of the Dyella jiangningensis genome:
- a CDS encoding VirB4 family type IV secretion/conjugal transfer ATPase codes for MFTPDAPISTFIPLSTHVSPTVIKTSEGDYMMTWRLEGLPFVGRDEWELEHRHNTFNRMLQTLRAPDFVNVAFWMHDVRRRRHLRDSSKFDQAFNRQMSDQYYTALSGQKLMQNELYLTLIYRPTVSGKRFRDKSADIAQLESEQTHAVATVNELAGNVEAVLKVYAPYRLGMYEAANGMVFSETLELFGYLLNRMDEPVPVLSAPIPAYLAVSRLRFSAKSGDFAITTPSGVSHFGAILNVKEYPDGTYPGVLNGLKYLDFEYIITHSFSPMGRHDALKALDRTKGMMISSGDKAVSQIIELDHAMDQLASGNFVLGEYHFSIAVYAASQEALSQQLAVTRAELSNAGFVSVKEDLAVTSAFYAQFPGNWKYRTRLANISSLNFLGLSPLHNFATGKKVNNPWGDCVTTLQTTNGQPYYFNFHATHPNENSLGEKAIANTMVIGKSGTGKTALINFLLSQVQKLKPTPTIFFFDKDRGAEIFVRACGGNYLALENGQPTGFNPFQCEHTETNLHFLVGLVKVIAGKSIYSSREEEDIHRAVETILDTPMRLRTMANFQKSLPNIGDDGLFIRMRKWTAGHSLGWVFDNPLDTIDFQKAPIIGFDYTDVIDNPEVRVPVINYLLHRLEELIDGRRLIYVMDEFWKILDGQGGLKEFAKNKQKTIRKQNGLGIFATQSPEDALASDIAASLIEQTATMVLLPNPNASREDYVEGLKLTEAEYNVVVSLDERSRCFLVKQGHASAVCQLNLRGMDDSLAVISASTDNIDVMHRVLEESARANGITVDQLRPEQWLQHFYDQRKGSGKGGPGPAASAARQRAAS; via the coding sequence ATGTTCACGCCCGACGCCCCCATCAGCACGTTCATCCCGCTGTCCACCCATGTATCGCCGACGGTGATCAAAACCTCCGAGGGTGACTACATGATGACGTGGCGGCTGGAAGGCCTGCCTTTCGTCGGACGCGACGAGTGGGAACTGGAGCACCGCCACAACACGTTCAACCGCATGCTGCAGACCTTGCGCGCGCCCGATTTCGTCAACGTGGCATTCTGGATGCACGACGTACGTCGACGTCGCCACCTGCGCGATAGCAGCAAGTTCGACCAGGCATTCAACCGACAGATGTCCGACCAGTATTACACCGCGCTGTCGGGCCAGAAGCTGATGCAAAACGAGTTGTATCTCACGCTGATCTATCGGCCAACGGTCAGCGGCAAGCGTTTCAGGGACAAATCGGCGGACATCGCGCAACTCGAGTCCGAGCAGACCCATGCCGTCGCCACGGTCAACGAACTGGCCGGCAATGTAGAGGCTGTACTGAAGGTCTATGCGCCCTATCGCCTTGGCATGTACGAGGCGGCCAACGGCATGGTGTTCTCCGAAACACTGGAACTGTTCGGCTACCTGCTCAACCGCATGGACGAGCCCGTGCCAGTGCTGTCCGCGCCGATACCGGCCTACCTGGCTGTCAGCCGGCTGCGCTTTTCCGCCAAGAGCGGCGACTTTGCAATCACGACGCCTAGTGGCGTGAGTCACTTCGGCGCCATCCTGAACGTCAAGGAATACCCGGACGGGACCTACCCCGGCGTACTGAACGGTCTGAAGTACCTGGATTTCGAATACATCATCACGCACTCCTTCAGCCCGATGGGCCGCCATGACGCGCTCAAAGCGCTGGACCGCACCAAAGGCATGATGATTTCGTCGGGCGATAAGGCAGTCAGCCAAATCATCGAGCTCGACCACGCCATGGACCAGCTTGCCTCGGGTAACTTCGTACTGGGCGAATATCACTTCTCGATCGCCGTCTACGCCGCCAGCCAGGAGGCTCTGTCGCAGCAACTGGCCGTGACGCGCGCGGAGTTGTCCAACGCTGGCTTTGTCTCCGTGAAGGAAGACCTGGCCGTCACCTCCGCGTTCTACGCGCAGTTCCCGGGCAACTGGAAGTACCGGACGCGGTTGGCCAACATCAGCTCGCTGAACTTCCTGGGCCTTTCACCGCTGCACAATTTCGCCACCGGCAAGAAGGTCAACAACCCCTGGGGCGACTGCGTCACCACCTTGCAAACGACGAACGGCCAGCCGTACTACTTCAATTTCCATGCCACCCACCCGAACGAGAACTCGCTGGGCGAGAAAGCCATCGCCAATACCATGGTGATCGGCAAGTCGGGTACCGGAAAAACGGCGCTGATCAACTTCCTGCTCAGCCAGGTCCAGAAGCTGAAGCCCACGCCCACCATCTTCTTCTTCGACAAGGACCGTGGCGCGGAGATTTTCGTGCGCGCCTGCGGCGGCAATTACCTTGCGCTGGAGAACGGCCAGCCCACCGGTTTCAATCCGTTCCAGTGCGAACACACCGAAACCAACCTCCACTTCCTGGTGGGCCTGGTCAAGGTCATCGCGGGGAAGTCAATCTACAGCTCGCGTGAAGAGGAAGACATTCACCGCGCGGTGGAGACCATCCTCGACACGCCGATGCGCTTGCGCACCATGGCCAACTTCCAGAAGAGTCTGCCCAACATAGGTGACGACGGCTTGTTCATCCGCATGCGCAAGTGGACTGCAGGCCATTCGCTGGGCTGGGTGTTCGACAACCCGTTGGACACCATCGATTTCCAGAAGGCGCCGATCATCGGTTTCGACTACACCGATGTGATCGACAACCCCGAAGTGCGCGTGCCGGTAATCAACTACCTGCTGCACCGCCTGGAAGAACTCATCGACGGCCGCCGGCTGATCTATGTGATGGACGAGTTCTGGAAGATCCTCGACGGCCAGGGCGGCCTGAAGGAATTCGCCAAGAACAAGCAGAAGACCATCCGCAAGCAGAACGGTCTTGGCATCTTCGCCACGCAAAGCCCGGAAGACGCATTGGCCAGCGACATCGCCGCCTCGCTCATCGAGCAGACCGCGACCATGGTGCTGCTGCCCAACCCCAACGCGAGCCGCGAGGACTACGTGGAAGGCCTCAAGCTCACCGAGGCCGAATACAACGTGGTCGTCAGCCTGGACGAGCGTTCGCGCTGCTTCCTGGTCAAGCAGGGCCACGCTTCGGCCGTGTGCCAGCTGAACCTACGCGGCATGGACGATTCGCTTGCCGTGATCTCCGCCTCCACGGACAACATCGACGTCATGCATCGCGTGCTGGAAGAAAGCGCAAGGGCCAACGGCATCACCGTCGACCAGCTGCGCCCGGAACAATGGTTGCAGCACTTCTATGACCAGCGCAAAGGCAGCGGCAAAGGCGGACCAGGACCTGCTGCGTCCGCAGCACGCCAGAGAGCGGCCTCGTGA
- a CDS encoding type IV secretion system protein: MDSYLFALTYHWLTRHINDFALGAAARLTNQITSLCLILVTIWVMIRGYRLVTGASREPPMVLVSHMIKVSLIVFAAKTASLTGSEVYRFLNTTLPQEINYAIAGSTNDPVSQIDQNLLKISAATSLIDMVQIPTNDPALAEEKARTSWLATISIAAPAMTAGALLLMYQIAMALLTGLAPFFILCLIFDASKDLFRRWLMYLLSTLFSLAMLNLVISWVLGLTAAIAEATWTTDILTRMTGLNSQGFNTMALQQGGIGLLMTVLIISTPPMAAMLFNGTMGSFSPYATVNGGAGGRDSHPGPQGQPPGSYGGLSVGVYTPPASLRSEAGPAYAAQISSSRQSSAAYPGGSITNADAMKPRPSEGNLR, from the coding sequence ATGGACTCCTATTTATTCGCGCTCACCTATCACTGGCTTACCCGGCACATCAACGATTTTGCGCTGGGCGCGGCTGCGCGCCTCACTAACCAAATCACCAGCCTGTGCCTGATTCTGGTCACTATCTGGGTGATGATTCGCGGCTACCGTTTGGTCACCGGCGCCTCGCGCGAGCCGCCCATGGTGCTGGTGTCGCACATGATCAAGGTATCTCTGATCGTGTTCGCCGCCAAGACGGCCTCCCTCACCGGCTCGGAGGTCTACCGCTTCCTCAACACCACCTTGCCGCAGGAAATCAATTACGCCATCGCTGGCTCGACCAACGATCCGGTCAGTCAGATCGATCAGAACCTGCTCAAGATCTCAGCCGCCACCAGCCTGATCGACATGGTGCAGATCCCGACCAATGACCCCGCCCTGGCGGAGGAAAAGGCGCGCACATCGTGGTTGGCAACCATTAGCATCGCTGCGCCTGCCATGACTGCCGGCGCCCTGCTGCTGATGTACCAGATCGCCATGGCGTTGCTCACTGGCCTGGCTCCGTTCTTCATCCTGTGCCTGATCTTCGACGCCTCGAAGGACCTGTTCCGACGATGGCTCATGTATCTGCTGAGCACCTTGTTCTCCCTGGCCATGCTCAACCTAGTTATCTCTTGGGTGCTCGGACTCACTGCGGCCATTGCCGAGGCCACCTGGACCACCGACATCCTTACCCGCATGACTGGCCTCAACTCGCAGGGCTTCAACACGATGGCGCTGCAACAGGGCGGCATCGGCTTGCTGATGACGGTTTTGATTATTTCCACGCCGCCGATGGCAGCCATGCTGTTCAACGGCACCATGGGCAGCTTCTCGCCTTACGCCACAGTAAACGGAGGTGCCGGTGGCCGTGATAGCCACCCAGGGCCTCAAGGCCAACCTCCTGGGAGTTATGGTGGCCTTAGTGTTGGCGTGTATACGCCGCCAGCTTCCCTGCGAAGTGAGGCAGGCCCAGCCTACGCAGCCCAAATCAGCTCAAGTCGCCAATCAAGTGCGGCATATCCAGGCGGCAGCATTACCAATGCGGACGCAATGAAGCCCAGACCTTCTGAAGGGAACCTGCGGTAA
- a CDS encoding DUF4189 domain-containing protein — MKAIAIIFGLIGLLVIQYPVHAQVFPCSGNPGEVMVGEQPAGNGVASIPLCRRASQAAATAPSPPVYGPMIGVYGAIAVDDDARTYNYVSGQDDFKAAKKFVLHKCVENGGKSCRVLVAFGGHASIVADRDGEFFVATSDHMAKQAIRDAFSSCNKKSRNGGCTLLAPPTINGMLQSPDTLGAFDVLDLLYGPDKHAKMDWHEALRLGKDLNDLSAYMDTRTYWAATAIDGETIFGAYNQPDRRSAETAALKGCSGNDCKVTQVFKNTCAGMAWPKGKKPDLLLETTEDTDPAAAKARALAQCASKYGACDAQVRCSGRMYPNSNPDASDKPSQQ; from the coding sequence ATGAAAGCTATCGCGATTATCTTCGGCCTGATTGGCCTGCTGGTCATCCAGTATCCTGTACACGCGCAGGTCTTTCCCTGCTCAGGAAATCCCGGCGAGGTCATGGTTGGTGAGCAGCCGGCTGGCAATGGCGTGGCTTCCATTCCTCTTTGCCGGCGAGCAAGTCAAGCGGCTGCCACGGCCCCCTCCCCGCCAGTGTACGGCCCCATGATCGGCGTGTACGGTGCTATCGCTGTCGACGACGACGCCCGCACGTATAACTATGTTTCAGGACAAGACGACTTCAAAGCCGCGAAGAAGTTCGTCTTGCACAAGTGCGTAGAGAATGGGGGAAAGTCCTGCCGGGTATTGGTCGCATTTGGCGGGCACGCCTCTATCGTCGCCGATCGTGACGGCGAATTCTTCGTTGCCACTAGCGACCACATGGCAAAACAGGCCATACGTGACGCTTTTTCAAGCTGCAATAAGAAAAGCCGCAACGGTGGCTGCACCCTTCTCGCTCCGCCGACCATCAACGGCATGCTCCAGTCACCCGACACGCTGGGCGCCTTCGATGTCCTAGATTTGCTCTATGGCCCGGACAAGCACGCGAAAATGGATTGGCACGAAGCCCTCCGATTGGGCAAGGACCTCAACGACCTGTCTGCCTATATGGATACTCGCACCTACTGGGCAGCCACAGCGATTGATGGCGAAACCATTTTCGGTGCATATAACCAACCCGATCGACGCAGTGCCGAAACCGCTGCGCTCAAAGGCTGTTCTGGAAACGACTGCAAGGTGACGCAGGTGTTCAAGAATACCTGCGCGGGAATGGCGTGGCCGAAGGGCAAGAAGCCTGACCTCCTTCTTGAAACAACTGAGGATACGGACCCCGCTGCCGCAAAGGCGCGCGCCCTGGCCCAATGCGCCAGCAAGTACGGCGCCTGTGATGCACAGGTGCGCTGCTCGGGACGCATGTACCCCAACAGCAATCCGGATGCATCGGACAAACCTTCGCAGCAGTAG
- a CDS encoding XVIPCD domain-containing protein, translated as MSSKANADFLMEKATRAGIKNPKELANFMGQMQVESGGYTRVSENLGYSGQRLLDVFPGRNGLHDIDMANHIAVAGPEAVAEAIYGGHWGRRNLGNTEPSDGWKYRGRGYVQLTGRDNYARVGKELGLDLINHPELAEDRDIAARIAIHYWESRVVPHGNQKDVTGACHDINGGEKGLYERKQAATAWENKLSHGYEPGAPNASVRGHHTENTRYLQLLLNEQGYQDSHGKPLKVDGDMGPQTRHAVQAFQREQQLKADGIAGRLTLERLETVVQQARHEAPRLDQPGHSGHAMYGEAFDAVTLLDRQHQRASDERSSNLAAALAASARQRGLSHIDHVVLSDEGQRAYAVQGDLNSPFKRMAEVSTSEAIATSIAHSSGAWNQATPLSVTASTQPSRDQAPQQAL; from the coding sequence ATGTCATCCAAGGCAAACGCAGACTTCTTGATGGAAAAAGCCACGCGGGCCGGCATCAAGAATCCGAAGGAACTGGCCAACTTCATGGGCCAGATGCAGGTGGAATCCGGTGGCTACACCCGCGTGAGTGAGAACCTGGGCTACTCCGGCCAGCGCCTGCTCGACGTATTTCCCGGGCGCAACGGCTTGCACGACATTGACATGGCCAACCATATCGCCGTGGCTGGCCCGGAGGCTGTCGCCGAAGCCATCTACGGCGGTCACTGGGGCAGGCGAAATCTAGGTAATACCGAGCCGAGCGATGGCTGGAAGTATCGCGGCCGCGGTTACGTGCAGCTCACGGGCCGCGACAATTATGCACGGGTCGGCAAAGAACTAGGGCTCGACCTGATCAACCATCCGGAGCTGGCCGAAGACCGCGATATCGCGGCCAGGATCGCGATCCATTACTGGGAATCCCGCGTCGTACCGCATGGCAATCAGAAGGATGTTACTGGCGCCTGTCACGACATCAACGGCGGAGAGAAAGGCCTGTACGAACGCAAGCAAGCCGCCACCGCTTGGGAAAACAAGCTCTCACACGGCTACGAGCCCGGCGCCCCGAACGCATCGGTTCGTGGACACCACACCGAAAACACCCGGTATCTGCAACTGCTGCTCAATGAGCAGGGCTACCAAGATTCGCATGGCAAACCCTTGAAGGTCGACGGCGACATGGGCCCGCAAACGCGGCACGCCGTCCAAGCCTTCCAGCGCGAACAGCAACTGAAGGCCGACGGCATCGCCGGGCGGCTGACGTTGGAGCGCCTAGAGACTGTCGTACAGCAGGCCAGGCACGAGGCGCCACGGCTCGACCAACCTGGTCACTCCGGTCACGCCATGTATGGCGAGGCCTTCGACGCAGTGACCTTGCTGGACAGGCAACACCAGCGGGCATCCGACGAACGCAGCAGCAATCTGGCTGCGGCACTGGCCGCATCCGCAAGACAGCGCGGCCTTTCCCACATTGATCATGTCGTACTCAGCGACGAAGGGCAGCGTGCCTATGCTGTGCAGGGCGACCTGAACTCGCCGTTCAAGCGCATGGCCGAGGTTTCCACGTCAGAAGCCATCGCCACATCCATCGCGCACAGCAGCGGCGCGTGGAACCAGGCCACGCCTCTGTCCGTGACTGCATCGACGCAGCCATCCCGGGACCAGGCCCCACAGCAGGCGCTATGA
- a CDS encoding XVIPCD domain-containing protein, translated as MTMGTEDYAVLAKDCYQAREIDKDITLNGVHYQAIDYSDDPLTGFQARAYQRMDTSEVIIAFRGTEFDRQPIRDGGVDAGMVLTGINAQTLDALAFTQRVMDQVNALEQRNGHSIPVTVTGHSLGGTLAEIAASRYGLKGETFNAYGAAGLLQGVPEGGHQVIDHVRATDLVSSASPHFGEVRIYAVQQDIDTLTRAGYRDDSTLLSPRNPFKAIESKAHAMDNFVPDSPLLGQSIINPQSQALYRDHKQMIDRYRHDVLDLRTGISAGWETPKAIGDAGIAGGKLVADKAVEGWHAAEHVVHEASEAIGSAAKAVKKEVVHDAHAVKQAVKSAAHATERVVEKAGETVKEGAIRGAHVVGNAAKAAATRAEHAFDNARKEITRDIDAAGKAFHSAGEAVSEKASKLFDTLSHPGSWLDSKPATQKSRLDNEAHPDHALFRQTRSAVHQLDTSHQRAPDQRSDNLAAALTVAARQNGMSQVNHVVLNDDATRAYAVQGDLKSPFKQIAQVDTAQAMATPIEKSSTTWEHQQTQWQTNQALARTPPTQPLQHKPLHPGP; from the coding sequence ATGACGATGGGCACGGAAGACTACGCCGTTCTCGCCAAGGACTGCTATCAGGCGCGGGAGATTGATAAAGACATCACGCTGAATGGCGTCCACTATCAGGCCATCGACTATTCGGACGACCCGTTGACCGGCTTCCAGGCAAGGGCTTACCAGCGCATGGATACGAGCGAAGTCATCATCGCGTTCCGCGGCACCGAATTCGACCGGCAGCCGATTCGCGACGGTGGTGTTGACGCTGGCATGGTGCTCACAGGCATCAATGCGCAGACGCTTGACGCGCTGGCGTTCACGCAACGCGTCATGGATCAGGTCAACGCACTGGAGCAACGCAACGGACACTCCATTCCCGTTACCGTCACCGGCCATTCGCTGGGTGGCACGCTCGCCGAAATCGCTGCATCGCGGTACGGCCTGAAGGGCGAGACATTCAATGCCTATGGCGCAGCCGGCCTGCTGCAGGGCGTGCCCGAAGGCGGCCATCAAGTCATCGACCACGTGCGCGCTACCGACCTTGTCAGCTCCGCCAGCCCGCATTTCGGCGAGGTCCGCATCTATGCCGTTCAACAGGATATCGACACCCTGACCAGGGCGGGGTATCGGGACGACAGCACATTGCTCAGCCCACGCAACCCGTTCAAGGCGATCGAATCCAAAGCCCATGCTATGGACAATTTCGTACCCGACAGTCCGTTGCTGGGCCAATCGATCATCAACCCTCAATCACAGGCGCTATACCGCGATCACAAGCAGATGATCGACCGATACCGCCACGACGTGCTCGACCTTCGCACCGGGATTTCGGCAGGCTGGGAAACCCCCAAAGCTATCGGCGATGCCGGCATCGCGGGTGGAAAGCTCGTGGCGGACAAGGCGGTCGAAGGCTGGCATGCCGCGGAACATGTGGTGCATGAGGCATCCGAAGCCATCGGTAGTGCCGCCAAAGCAGTAAAGAAAGAGGTCGTGCACGACGCGCATGCGGTAAAACAAGCGGTGAAGTCGGCGGCTCACGCCACGGAACGAGTAGTCGAAAAGGCTGGCGAGACCGTCAAGGAGGGAGCCATTCGCGGCGCGCATGTCGTCGGAAACGCCGCCAAGGCGGCAGCTACCAGGGCCGAGCATGCCTTTGACAACGCGCGAAAGGAAATCACCCGCGACATCGATGCCGCGGGCAAGGCCTTTCATTCCGCTGGCGAGGCCGTGAGCGAGAAGGCATCGAAGTTGTTCGACACGCTCAGTCACCCAGGCTCGTGGCTCGACAGCAAGCCCGCCACACAGAAATCGAGGCTTGACAACGAGGCGCATCCCGATCATGCGCTGTTCCGGCAGACACGCTCGGCCGTCCATCAGCTCGATACGTCCCACCAGCGTGCTCCGGACCAGCGCAGCGACAATCTTGCGGCGGCGCTGACCGTAGCCGCCCGTCAGAACGGCATGAGCCAGGTGAACCATGTCGTACTTAACGACGACGCCACGCGTGCCTATGCTGTTCAGGGCGATCTCAAATCGCCGTTCAAGCAGATTGCGCAAGTGGACACGGCACAGGCCATGGCGACGCCCATCGAGAAGAGCAGCACCACCTGGGAGCATCAACAGACGCAATGGCAGACCAACCAGGCGTTGGCGAGAACACCTCCCACACAGCCACTGCAACACAAACCACTGCACCCGGGGCCGTAA